One part of the Thermococcus radiotolerans genome encodes these proteins:
- the fbp gene encoding fructose-1,6-bisphosphate aldolase/phosphatase, whose protein sequence is MAVGEKITISVIKADIGGWPGHSRVHPQLVETAEEVLAKAQEEGTIIDFYVATCGDDLQLIMTHKKGVDSSEIHGLAWRTFEEATKVAKELGLYGAGQDLLKDAFSGNVRGMGPGVAEMEITLRKSEPIVTFHMDKTEPGAFNLPIFRMFADPFNTAGLVIDPNMHMGFRFEVWDIKEHKRVILNTPEEIYDLLALIGAKSRYVIKRVFPKEGHKIAKDEPVAVISTEKLYEIAGEYVGKDDPVAIVRAQSGLPALGEVLEPFAFPHLVSGWMRGSHNGPIMPVPMHQANPTRFDGPPRVVALGWQISPEGKLVGPVDLFDDPAFDGARQKAVEIAEYMRRHGPFEPHRLPMEDMEYTTLPGVLEKLKDRFEPVE, encoded by the coding sequence ATGGCAGTTGGAGAGAAGATAACGATCAGTGTTATAAAGGCAGACATCGGCGGCTGGCCGGGCCATTCAAGGGTTCACCCCCAGCTCGTCGAGACCGCCGAGGAGGTTCTTGCCAAGGCCCAGGAGGAGGGCACCATAATAGACTTCTACGTCGCCACCTGCGGCGATGACCTGCAGCTCATCATGACTCACAAGAAGGGCGTCGACAGCTCCGAGATACACGGCCTCGCATGGAGGACCTTTGAGGAGGCCACCAAGGTCGCCAAGGAGCTCGGCCTCTACGGAGCCGGTCAGGACCTCCTCAAGGACGCCTTCAGCGGCAACGTTCGCGGAATGGGGCCGGGAGTTGCGGAGATGGAGATCACCCTGAGGAAGAGTGAACCGATAGTCACCTTCCACATGGACAAGACCGAGCCTGGAGCCTTCAACCTGCCGATATTCAGGATGTTCGCCGACCCGTTCAACACGGCCGGCCTTGTCATTGACCCGAACATGCACATGGGCTTCCGCTTTGAGGTCTGGGACATAAAGGAGCACAAGCGCGTGATCCTCAACACCCCGGAGGAAATCTACGACCTCCTCGCCCTCATCGGAGCCAAGAGCCGTTACGTCATCAAGCGCGTCTTCCCGAAGGAGGGCCACAAGATAGCCAAGGACGAGCCGGTCGCCGTCATCAGCACGGAGAAGCTCTACGAGATAGCCGGAGAGTACGTTGGAAAGGACGACCCGGTGGCTATCGTCAGAGCCCAGAGCGGACTACCGGCGCTCGGTGAGGTTCTCGAGCCCTTCGCCTTCCCGCACCTGGTCAGCGGCTGGATGAGGGGTTCCCACAACGGCCCGATCATGCCGGTTCCGATGCACCAGGCTAACCCGACCAGGTTCGACGGTCCTCCAAGGGTCGTTGCCCTCGGCTGGCAGATAAGCCCAGAAGGAAAGCTCGTTGGCCCGGTTGACCTCTTCGACGACCCGGCCTTCGACGGCGCCAGGCAGAAGGCCGTCGAGATCGCCGAGTACATGCGCAGACACGGTCCGTTCGAGCCCCACAGGCTCCCGATGGAGGACATGGAGTACACCACCCTTCCGGGGGTTCTGGAGAAGCTCAAGGACAGGTTCGAGCCCGTCGAGTGA
- the glpK gene encoding glycerol kinase GlpK has translation MGEDKFILSLDEGTTSARAIVFDRESNVRGIGQYEFPQHYPRPGWVEHRPDEIWEAQMRAIRTALERAGIGPEQIAAIGITNQRETTIVWDRETGRPVYNAIVWQCRRTAEMVEEIKREYGDVIKEKTGLVPDAYFSASKLKWLLDNVPGLREKAERGEVLFGTVDTFLIYRLTGEHVTDYSNASRTMLFNIKRLDWDDELLEIFEIPEGILPEVRESSEVYGYTKRELLGSEIPVSGDAGDQQAALFGQAAFEAGMVKATYGTGNFILANTGKTVRYSDNLLTTIAWGLNGKVTYALEGSVFITGAAVQWLRDGIRIIKSAGETEELARKLESNEGVYFVPAFVGLGAPYWDQFARGLIIGITRGTGREHLARATLEAIAYLTRDVIEEMERLVGVKELRVDGGATANDFLMEFQANILGKPVIRPVVKETTALGAAYLAGLAVDYWGGMEEIRDLWKAERIFEPKMDAETRERLYRGWREAVKRALGWAKVTGT, from the coding sequence ATGGGCGAGGATAAGTTCATTCTCTCCCTCGACGAGGGAACCACGAGCGCCAGGGCGATAGTCTTCGACAGGGAAAGCAACGTCCGGGGCATCGGTCAGTACGAGTTCCCGCAGCACTACCCCAGGCCCGGCTGGGTCGAGCACAGGCCGGATGAGATATGGGAGGCCCAGATGAGGGCGATCCGAACGGCCCTTGAGAGGGCAGGAATCGGGCCGGAACAGATAGCGGCAATAGGCATCACCAACCAGAGGGAAACGACTATAGTGTGGGACAGGGAAACCGGAAGGCCGGTCTATAACGCCATCGTATGGCAGTGCAGGAGAACCGCCGAGATGGTGGAGGAGATAAAGAGGGAATACGGGGACGTGATCAAGGAGAAAACCGGCCTGGTTCCGGACGCCTACTTCTCGGCTAGCAAGCTCAAGTGGCTCCTCGACAACGTTCCGGGGCTCAGGGAAAAGGCCGAGAGGGGAGAGGTTCTCTTCGGGACCGTGGATACCTTCCTCATCTACCGCCTCACAGGGGAGCACGTGACCGACTACTCCAACGCTTCCAGGACGATGCTCTTCAACATCAAGAGGCTCGACTGGGACGACGAGCTGCTGGAAATCTTCGAGATTCCAGAAGGGATTCTCCCCGAGGTCCGAGAGTCGAGCGAGGTATACGGCTACACAAAGAGGGAACTCCTAGGGTCAGAGATACCCGTGAGCGGAGACGCCGGCGACCAGCAGGCGGCCCTGTTCGGGCAGGCCGCTTTCGAAGCGGGAATGGTGAAGGCCACCTACGGAACCGGGAACTTCATCCTGGCAAACACCGGCAAAACCGTCCGCTATTCCGATAACCTCCTCACCACGATAGCATGGGGCCTCAACGGAAAGGTCACCTACGCCCTTGAGGGGAGCGTCTTCATAACCGGGGCGGCCGTGCAGTGGCTCCGCGATGGAATAAGAATAATAAAGAGCGCCGGGGAGACCGAGGAACTCGCAAGGAAGCTCGAAAGCAACGAGGGTGTTTACTTCGTCCCGGCCTTTGTAGGCCTCGGGGCGCCCTACTGGGACCAGTTCGCCAGGGGTTTGATAATCGGCATAACGCGCGGAACCGGAAGGGAACACCTGGCGAGGGCGACTCTGGAGGCGATAGCCTACCTGACCCGGGACGTGATCGAGGAGATGGAGAGGCTCGTTGGCGTAAAAGAACTGCGCGTTGACGGGGGAGCGACGGCGAACGACTTTCTGATGGAGTTCCAAGCAAACATACTCGGAAAGCCCGTCATAAGGCCCGTCGTTAAGGAAACAACCGCCCTCGGAGCCGCTTACCTGGCGGGACTGGCCGTGGACTACTGGGGCGGCATGGAGGAGATTAGGGACCTCTGGAAGGCCGAGAGGATCTTCGAACCGAAGATGGACGCGGAGACCAGGGAGAGGCTCTACCGCGGCTGGAGGGAGGCCGTGAAGAGGGCGCTGGGATGGGCAAAGGTTACCGGAACCTGA
- a CDS encoding NAD(P)/FAD-dependent oxidoreductase: MKTRIAIIGAGVVGASIARVLSQYEGLEVHLIERNVDAGMGVSKANTGIIHPGHEDDPGKHPLRAKLCVEGNRLWYQWTRELRIPAKWPGELMVALEEEDMKVAEYYLELAQKNGVPGVRLVDREELLRIEPNVNPNAAGALWAPTAGVMSSPMAAVALTENAVDNGVRFHPETEVRGIKVENGEVKGVETNQGFIEADIVINAAGLYADRISAMAGIDYFTIRPRKGEYYIFDDDAGPKVRRIVHQTPTPTTKGVYVITEMNDGVMIGPTAEDLPEDAKDDTSTTREGLEFVWEMAKKLVKGLPPKSKVIRTFAGLRPEPPDGRWIIEAYDDPWGFMNVAGIRSPGLTAAPAIAHYVVKELIGGKLDVKLSKKSHWNPYRNAFWFKALPREKQAELIKRNPAYGRVICMCRTITEGDIVDIIHRMKRMGVKTITLDGIKLRSGVMSGTCQGSYCRVRIASIIARETGIPLWKVTLKGEGTEYGIGDIKVLLRGEKDEE, translated from the coding sequence ATGAAGACACGGATCGCAATAATCGGTGCCGGCGTCGTTGGAGCGTCGATAGCGCGCGTTCTCAGCCAGTACGAGGGACTTGAGGTTCATCTAATCGAGAGGAACGTCGACGCGGGGATGGGCGTCAGCAAGGCTAACACGGGCATAATCCATCCAGGACACGAGGACGACCCCGGAAAGCACCCGCTGAGGGCTAAGCTCTGCGTCGAGGGGAACAGGCTCTGGTACCAGTGGACAAGGGAGCTGAGAATTCCCGCGAAATGGCCGGGCGAGCTCATGGTCGCCCTCGAAGAGGAGGACATGAAGGTGGCCGAGTACTACCTGGAGCTTGCACAGAAAAATGGCGTTCCGGGTGTCAGGCTCGTTGACCGGGAGGAGCTTCTAAGGATTGAGCCCAACGTCAACCCAAATGCCGCCGGAGCGCTGTGGGCACCGACCGCTGGAGTCATGTCATCCCCAATGGCAGCGGTGGCACTCACCGAGAACGCCGTTGACAACGGGGTCAGGTTTCACCCGGAGACCGAAGTGCGTGGAATAAAGGTGGAGAACGGTGAGGTAAAGGGCGTTGAAACGAACCAGGGATTCATCGAAGCGGACATCGTGATAAACGCCGCGGGCCTCTACGCGGACAGAATCTCAGCCATGGCTGGCATAGACTACTTCACCATACGCCCCAGGAAGGGCGAGTACTACATCTTCGACGACGATGCCGGGCCGAAGGTCAGGAGGATAGTCCACCAGACGCCCACTCCCACGACGAAGGGCGTCTACGTCATCACCGAGATGAACGATGGGGTGATGATAGGGCCCACCGCCGAGGACCTGCCGGAGGATGCAAAGGACGACACCTCGACGACCAGGGAGGGACTGGAGTTCGTCTGGGAGATGGCGAAGAAGCTGGTTAAGGGACTGCCTCCCAAGAGCAAGGTCATAAGAACCTTCGCGGGCCTGAGACCAGAACCACCCGACGGAAGGTGGATAATAGAGGCCTACGACGACCCATGGGGCTTCATGAACGTTGCCGGGATAAGATCGCCCGGACTCACCGCTGCGCCCGCAATAGCGCACTACGTGGTCAAGGAGCTGATTGGGGGCAAACTGGACGTAAAACTGAGCAAAAAGTCCCACTGGAACCCATACAGAAACGCATTCTGGTTCAAGGCCCTGCCGAGAGAGAAACAGGCGGAGCTGATAAAGAGGAACCCCGCCTACGGAAGGGTCATCTGCATGTGCCGCACGATAACCGAGGGTGACATAGTGGACATAATACATCGCATGAAGAGGATGGGCGTTAAGACCATCACCCTCGATGGCATCAAGCTGAGGAGCGGCGTCATGTCAGGGACCTGCCAGGGCTCGTACTGCAGGGTGAGGATAGCCAGCATCATCGCCAGGGAAACCGGAATTCCGCTCTGGAAGGTTACCCTGAAGGGAGAGGGGACGGAGTACGGCATTGGCGACATAAAGGTTCTCCTGAGGGGGGAGAAGGATGAGGAGTGA
- a CDS encoding NAD(P)/FAD-dependent oxidoreductase has protein sequence MRSEYDVVVIGGGPAGLAAAIKAKELGMSVLLIENREFLGGIPMQCVHPGFGLHYFKEDLTGTEFIHRILERFREMNVEYYTNAHVLEIVPYSYRHKILRVVTEEGLFEVRAKTVIYAAGARERHMFEIGITGHRVAGIYTAGEAQTMMDIYGVMPGREIVIVGSGDVGLIMARRFTLEGAHVKAVIELMPYPGGLTRNVVQCLEDFGIPLYLSHAVTRVEGKKRVERVIVTKVDENLRPIPGTEESIECDTVVLAAGLVPYLKVIEKAGVEIDPATNGPVVNSYLETSVPGIFVAGNALVINDLVDYVVEQGEEAAEGAYEFVKNGGLPALKWRKLVKGRNIRLAVPHYLADTKDVTIYARVAEPEENVKLRFPEIGKEIRLPLVRPSEMIRVKLKGEEIARAKGRITMEVVRDE, from the coding sequence ATGAGGAGTGAGTACGATGTCGTTGTCATCGGTGGCGGGCCGGCCGGTCTGGCCGCCGCAATAAAGGCGAAAGAACTGGGAATGAGCGTCCTCCTCATCGAGAACAGGGAATTCCTCGGTGGCATTCCGATGCAGTGCGTGCACCCGGGCTTCGGGCTCCACTACTTCAAGGAAGACCTGACCGGAACGGAGTTCATACACCGCATACTCGAAAGGTTCCGCGAGATGAATGTGGAGTACTACACGAACGCCCACGTCCTTGAGATAGTGCCGTACTCCTACAGGCACAAGATCCTCAGGGTGGTGACGGAGGAGGGACTCTTCGAGGTCAGGGCAAAGACCGTCATCTACGCTGCCGGCGCCAGGGAGAGGCACATGTTTGAGATAGGCATAACCGGCCACAGGGTTGCCGGGATATACACCGCCGGGGAAGCCCAGACCATGATGGACATCTACGGGGTAATGCCCGGGAGGGAGATAGTCATAGTCGGTTCAGGAGACGTTGGCCTCATAATGGCGAGAAGGTTCACCCTCGAGGGTGCCCACGTCAAGGCGGTTATAGAACTCATGCCCTACCCCGGTGGACTGACCAGAAACGTCGTCCAATGCTTAGAGGACTTCGGAATCCCCCTCTACCTGAGCCACGCCGTAACGAGGGTTGAAGGAAAGAAGAGGGTCGAGAGGGTCATCGTGACGAAGGTTGACGAGAACCTCCGGCCCATTCCCGGAACTGAGGAGAGCATAGAGTGCGACACCGTCGTTCTGGCAGCTGGCCTTGTCCCGTATCTCAAGGTCATAGAGAAGGCCGGAGTGGAGATAGACCCCGCCACCAATGGGCCGGTCGTCAACAGCTACCTCGAAACCAGCGTTCCGGGAATCTTCGTCGCAGGGAACGCCCTCGTCATCAACGACCTCGTTGACTACGTCGTCGAGCAGGGAGAAGAGGCCGCCGAAGGGGCGTACGAGTTCGTCAAAAACGGCGGCCTGCCGGCGCTCAAATGGAGGAAGCTCGTCAAGGGAAGGAACATCAGACTCGCCGTGCCGCACTATCTGGCGGATACCAAGGACGTCACAATCTACGCGAGGGTTGCAGAGCCGGAGGAGAACGTCAAGCTTCGCTTCCCGGAGATTGGAAAGGAGATACGGCTGCCCCTCGTGAGACCCTCCGAGATGATAAGGGTGAAGCTGAAGGGGGAGGAGATAGCCCGGGCGAAGGGAAGAATCACGATGGAGGTCGTTCGGGATGAGTGA
- a CDS encoding DUF1667 domain-containing protein — translation MSEVRKFRLTCIVCPLGCTVEVTMEGDRITGVKGFTCPRGEEYAIQEIREPKRVVMSVVKVKGGTFPTVAVKSDRPVPKELIPKIMRELAEVEVEAPVRVGQVIVENVLGTGANIVATRAA, via the coding sequence ATGAGTGAGGTCAGGAAGTTCAGGCTGACCTGCATCGTCTGTCCCCTGGGCTGTACAGTGGAAGTTACCATGGAGGGGGACAGGATAACCGGCGTCAAAGGCTTCACCTGCCCGAGGGGCGAGGAGTACGCGATTCAGGAGATAAGGGAGCCGAAGCGCGTGGTCATGAGCGTCGTGAAGGTGAAGGGTGGAACCTTCCCAACGGTGGCCGTTAAGAGCGACAGGCCGGTTCCTAAGGAGCTTATACCGAAGATCATGAGGGAGCTCGCGGAGGTTGAGGTCGAGGCACCGGTTCGCGTTGGACAGGTCATCGTGGAGAACGTCCTCGGAACCGGGGCGAACATAGTGGCCACAAGGGCGGCTTAG
- the gor gene encoding glyceraldehyde-3-phosphate:ferredoxin oxidoreductase has protein sequence MRFTVLRINLDEGKVESEEMEKGGIYGVLDYGIEVHESLETYDLEPYDPKNVVVMGMGPFSGSTLPGAHRLMFFFRSPLYGTLFPSAMGGAAYAFKNVGVDFVTFEGKAEKPVVVLLYNDGESVRVELHAIDLEKVVEIWRGYKGEEGVYALTQYLLDTFGKNFDFEYRIAVVGPAALNTNYGAIFSQALRKGERLVGSEDWAARGGSGSVLLRAHNVVGIIFGGKPRKRPFPGEDIGNFGTSKAIVEGVHKKPYNEIIAEKTTKYRFNPKLNTGGTFGGNYPAEGDFVPILNWQMPYIPKEERIKIHENIMKHYWEPFNEEAIKPKNWTTCGEPCPVVCKKYRRGHHVEYEPYEANGPLSGSISLRASDISVHAADAMGFDAIEFGGTAAWVLELVHRGLLKPEEVGISGKPEFTKEALLERPVEASEVNAKLVAELAHRVAFAENEIARIIGLGKRKASVIFDERFKDRLKYGESFKDYGVFVPLGENGEMTPTMYWAIGNYIPLPIQGRYWTFYQFGVFLEPEELASKIIASALWEFWYDNVGWCRFHRGWMKPVLKALFMDAYGENVDMEEHARKQLKRLIEYARKAGYTPSFWDSMRVIDLVSAGSEEFGNERWAERFRVDKVGTAKEYLERVLDAYSEALGVDWRL, from the coding sequence ATGAGGTTCACGGTTCTCAGGATCAACCTGGACGAAGGAAAAGTTGAAAGCGAGGAGATGGAAAAAGGTGGAATCTATGGGGTATTGGACTACGGCATAGAGGTTCATGAGAGTCTCGAGACATACGACCTCGAACCCTACGACCCGAAGAACGTCGTGGTCATGGGGATGGGGCCCTTCTCAGGTTCAACCCTGCCCGGGGCCCACAGGCTCATGTTCTTCTTCCGCTCACCGCTCTACGGAACGCTGTTTCCCTCCGCGATGGGTGGAGCGGCCTACGCCTTCAAGAACGTCGGCGTTGACTTCGTGACCTTCGAGGGCAAGGCAGAGAAGCCCGTCGTCGTTCTGCTCTACAACGATGGAGAGAGCGTGAGGGTAGAACTCCACGCGATAGACCTCGAGAAGGTCGTTGAGATATGGAGGGGCTACAAGGGCGAGGAGGGGGTCTATGCCCTCACCCAGTACCTGCTGGACACATTCGGAAAGAACTTCGATTTCGAGTACCGCATAGCCGTTGTAGGGCCCGCCGCTCTGAACACCAACTACGGCGCGATATTCTCCCAGGCTCTGCGGAAGGGAGAGAGACTTGTAGGCAGCGAGGACTGGGCCGCCCGCGGAGGCTCCGGAAGCGTTCTCCTGAGGGCGCACAACGTCGTCGGAATAATCTTCGGTGGGAAGCCAAGGAAGAGGCCCTTCCCCGGTGAGGACATCGGCAACTTCGGGACTTCCAAGGCGATTGTTGAGGGCGTTCACAAGAAGCCCTACAACGAGATAATAGCCGAGAAGACGACCAAATACCGCTTCAACCCCAAGCTCAACACAGGTGGAACCTTCGGCGGCAACTACCCGGCCGAGGGCGACTTCGTTCCGATACTAAACTGGCAGATGCCCTACATTCCAAAGGAGGAGCGCATAAAAATCCACGAAAACATCATGAAGCACTACTGGGAGCCCTTCAACGAAGAGGCCATAAAGCCAAAGAACTGGACGACCTGTGGCGAGCCGTGCCCGGTTGTGTGTAAGAAATACCGCCGCGGCCACCACGTCGAGTACGAGCCCTACGAGGCCAACGGCCCGCTGAGCGGAAGCATAAGCCTCCGCGCCAGCGACATAAGCGTTCACGCCGCTGATGCAATGGGCTTCGACGCGATAGAGTTCGGTGGAACCGCCGCCTGGGTCCTTGAGCTCGTCCACCGCGGCCTGCTCAAGCCGGAGGAAGTTGGCATAAGCGGAAAGCCTGAGTTCACGAAGGAGGCACTCCTCGAGCGCCCGGTCGAGGCGAGTGAGGTCAACGCCAAGCTTGTGGCTGAACTGGCACACCGCGTTGCCTTCGCCGAGAACGAGATAGCCAGGATAATCGGCCTCGGCAAGAGGAAGGCGAGCGTGATCTTCGACGAGCGCTTCAAGGACAGGCTGAAGTACGGCGAGAGCTTCAAGGACTACGGCGTCTTCGTCCCGCTCGGTGAGAACGGCGAGATGACGCCGACGATGTACTGGGCGATAGGCAACTACATACCTCTCCCGATTCAGGGAAGATACTGGACGTTCTATCAGTTCGGCGTCTTCCTCGAGCCGGAGGAGCTGGCGAGTAAGATCATAGCCAGCGCCCTCTGGGAGTTCTGGTACGACAACGTCGGCTGGTGCCGCTTCCACAGGGGGTGGATGAAGCCCGTCCTCAAGGCGCTCTTCATGGACGCCTACGGGGAGAACGTTGACATGGAAGAGCACGCCAGGAAGCAGCTCAAGAGGCTCATAGAGTACGCGAGGAAGGCCGGCTACACACCATCCTTCTGGGACTCGATGCGCGTTATAGACCTCGTTTCAGCGGGAAGCGAGGAGTTCGGAAACGAGCGCTGGGCCGAGAGGTTCAGGGTTGACAAGGTAGGCACCGCCAAGGAGTACCTTGAGAGGGTTCTCGACGCCTACAGCGAGGCCCTCGGTGTGGACTGGAGGCTCTGA
- a CDS encoding phytoene desaturase family protein, producing the protein MRAVVIGSGIGGLLTASFLAKNGYDVTVIEKSPYIGGRFTNLEYRGFGLSTGAFHMLPHGEDGPLAHLLKLLNADVQIVNSNPKGMILYGGKTFHYRDGWKYLSFTEKARAMKLLADIKRNKLPTGEEAEMSGREWIRERVGDNEFVDLFIKSFLGWADSVLDVPAGELAREIKAALRWGGPGLVKGGCRSIPEALSSIILGNGGRIITRKRAVEIDADAKKVVTSDGDELQYDVLVSNVGIKETVELIGRENFDRDYLKRVDSLKPSEGIKYNVALKGGPRMGNTVVFTLDTERINGYNEPSSLSPELAKEGYTLIMLHHALQSRNVKAEQRKGIEDIYRIFPNLDEEGEILLIQTYLDGNPVNRVASGQTVEDFPIGDVYIVGDAYKPPGGMEVEGIALGVMRTLERLGLGNFSEWYL; encoded by the coding sequence ATGAGGGCAGTTGTAATAGGCTCCGGAATCGGCGGCCTTCTGACGGCCTCGTTCCTGGCCAAAAACGGTTACGATGTCACCGTCATCGAAAAATCGCCCTACATCGGGGGTCGCTTCACGAATCTGGAATACAGGGGCTTCGGCCTATCGACGGGGGCATTTCACATGCTCCCGCACGGCGAGGACGGACCTTTGGCTCACCTCCTCAAGCTCCTCAACGCGGACGTTCAAATCGTGAACTCAAATCCGAAGGGCATGATCCTCTACGGCGGGAAGACCTTCCACTACCGCGATGGCTGGAAGTACCTGAGCTTCACCGAGAAGGCCAGGGCCATGAAGCTGCTCGCGGATATAAAGAGGAACAAACTGCCGACCGGTGAAGAGGCCGAGATGAGCGGCCGCGAGTGGATAAGGGAGAGGGTCGGCGACAACGAGTTCGTTGACCTCTTCATCAAAAGCTTCCTAGGCTGGGCCGACAGCGTCTTGGACGTTCCTGCCGGAGAGCTGGCGAGGGAGATAAAGGCGGCCCTGAGGTGGGGCGGGCCTGGTCTGGTGAAAGGTGGTTGCAGGTCGATTCCCGAGGCGCTGAGTTCGATAATCCTCGGCAACGGCGGAAGGATAATCACAAGGAAGAGGGCCGTTGAAATCGACGCCGATGCCAAGAAGGTCGTAACCTCTGACGGCGACGAGCTTCAATACGACGTGCTGGTTTCCAACGTCGGGATAAAGGAGACCGTCGAGCTGATCGGTAGGGAGAACTTCGACCGCGATTACCTAAAGCGGGTCGATTCACTGAAGCCGAGCGAGGGGATAAAGTACAACGTGGCACTGAAGGGTGGGCCGAGGATGGGCAACACCGTCGTCTTCACCCTCGACACCGAGAGGATAAACGGCTACAACGAGCCCTCCTCGCTGAGCCCGGAGCTCGCCAAGGAAGGCTACACCCTGATAATGCTCCACCACGCCCTCCAGAGCAGGAACGTCAAGGCCGAGCAGAGAAAGGGGATAGAGGACATCTACCGCATCTTCCCGAACCTCGATGAGGAAGGGGAAATCCTGCTGATACAGACATACCTCGATGGAAATCCCGTGAATAGAGTGGCAAGCGGCCAGACCGTTGAGGACTTCCCGATAGGCGATGTTTACATCGTCGGCGACGCCTACAAGCCGCCCGGAGGAATGGAGGTTGAAGGCATAGCCCTGGGGGTCATGAGGACTCTTGAGAGGCTCGGCCTGGGGAACTTTTCAGAGTGGTACCTCTGA